The genomic segment TTTGACGCGAATCCAATTGGCGACGGAATGACTGATATGGGCGGCAAGATATAAGAAGGGAATCATACCCTTTCGAAATCATTGCATTGAAGGTCTAGCTTTCATCTTTGACCATATTGCGAACACATATAAAATTGAAAAGCATTCTTACCTTAAGGTAAGGTAAGAATGCTTTTTTTTCATGAAAGGAAAATAGAAATTAATCTTAAAGAGTTTATATAGGTCAATAAAGAGCTTGAAGAATATAACTTCTTTCGGATACTATCTATTGTTTTTAATCGATATGTCGGTTAAAATTATCGATATAAATAAGGAGAGGGTTTAGATGAAAAGACGGAGAGGGTTTGTACAAATCGCTATCTTGCATTTACTTAAGGAAGAGTCGATGCATGGTTATCGAATCATGAAGGAATTAGAAGATCGAGCAGAAGGATTTTACTCGGCAAGTGCTGGTACGGTTTATCCAGCGCTTCAAGAATTATTGGAGCGGGAGATGATAGACCTTGAGTCTACATCGGACAAAAAAACTTATGATATTAAAGAAAATGGAATAGCGCGCTTGGAGGAGTTTGCAAATCGGCGTGAAGGGGATTTTTGGGTCGAGTGGAAAGCACGCTTTGTTTGGCAAAGTTCTGAAGAAGCCATTCAATTAAAAAATACGATAGAAATATGGGAAGCTGAGCTACGAACAGCTATAAAACAGGTAAGGCGGAATCCAGAAGGATCTGCAAAACTGATTACATTTATAGAAGAAATGACTGAAGTTTTAAAGAAAGATAATAAATAAGGGGGAAAAGGAATGAAATCCCTACAAAAACTTTTTAAATATGTTGAACCCTATACTGTTTTTGCAATTTTAGCTCCACTTTTAATGTGCGTTGAAGTAGCAATGGATTTATTACAACCAATGATTATGCAGCATATTATTGACGTGGGAATCGCAAATAATGATAATGCTTATGTCATAAAGCTGGGATTGTTAATGCTATTGACTGCTTTTATCGGTTTAATTGGTGGGGCAGGCAGTACAATTTACAGTACGAAAGTAGCTGTCAATTTTGCAGCGGATATACGGCGTGATGTGTTTAAAAAGACAGAGAAATTTTCTAGTGAAAATATCGATTCATTTGGTGTTGGAAAAC from the Sporosarcina psychrophila genome contains:
- a CDS encoding PadR family transcriptional regulator, giving the protein MKRRRGFVQIAILHLLKEESMHGYRIMKELEDRAEGFYSASAGTVYPALQELLEREMIDLESTSDKKTYDIKENGIARLEEFANRREGDFWVEWKARFVWQSSEEAIQLKNTIEIWEAELRTAIKQVRRNPEGSAKLITFIEEMTEVLKKDNK